A segment of the Geoglobus ahangari genome:
TCACCCTCTATGTAGCTGAACCTGACGCTGACGTTGTTGGGCAGCCTATCCTCTGGATGCCCGTTCAGGAACGTGTCCTCGATCCTTAAAAGTCCCTCGGCCAGCCTGTCCCTGAGAACCCTCAGCCTCTCAGCCTCATCCCTCCACTCCTTCTCTGCAATCTCGGCAGCCTTACCGAACCCGACGATTCCGGCGACGCTCTCAGTCCCACCTCTGAGACCCCTTTCCTGCCCTCCTCCGAGGATGAGCGGGTTTACCCTGACCCCCTTTCTGATGTACAGCGCTCCCACGCCTCTCGGCCCGTATATGTCGTTTGATGAAAGCGTTACCAAATCCGCCCCGAGCTTCTGCACGTCCACCTCAATCTTCCCGAGGCTCGCCGTGGCATCCACGTGCAGGGCGCAGTCGACCACATCCCTGATCTCCTCGATGTTCTGGATCGTCCCTATCTCGGGATTTGCGTGCTGAACGGAGACGAGGATCGTGTCATCCCTGATGATGCTCTCGAGCTCGTTCAGCTTAACTTTGCCGTGGCCATCTACGGGCGCGTAATCGACCTCGAACCCGTTCTTCATCAGGAACTTGGCCGCGTTTATTATGGAGATGTGCTCTATCGCGCTCACGACTATGTGCTTCCCCCTGTTCTTGTTCCTCATCGCGTAGCCAATAATTGCGAGGTTGTTCGACTCTGTAGCTCCGCTCGTGAACACGATCTCAGAGCTGTCTGCATTTATGAGGCTCGCAACCTTGGTTCTCGCGTCCTCTATCGCGTTCCTCGCCTCAAAACCCTTTGAGTGGACAGATGACGGGTTCCCCGGATGCTTAAAGTAGGGAAGCATCGCCTCCACAACCCTCTCATCCACTGGCGCACCGGCCACGTAGTCGAGATAGGGCATGATCACACACCTCTCCTGATTTTTATGATGAACACACCATCATCCTCCTTTACATCCACAACCTCGTGTCCTGCCCTCTCGGCCCACTCCGGGATGTCCTTCTTCGCTGATGGATCGTCTGCAAGCACCTCGACAATCTCGCCAACTTCAACCTCCTCAACCGCCTTTCTCGCCTCGAACAGGGGCGTGGGGCAGAACATCCCTATGCAGTCGACGCTCTTTCTCACCTTCATCTAACAAGTTTAACGCCGTTAAATATTTATCCCTTTCGCTATTGTTACCATAAACGCACTAACCAAACTCAATAACCTCGGCGCTCTCAACCGCCTCTTTCTCCCTCAGCTGGCAGTTCTCCTCCATCCTCTCCACTTCATCCAGCTTGGCACTGGTGATGGGGTGCTTCGAAACGAGCAGAGAGCAGCAGTCCTCGTACGGGAGGGTCGAGATGTCGTACGTTCCTATCCTCCTCGCAATTTCGACTATCTCATCCTTGTCGAGCCCTATGAGCGGGGTGAGAACCGGGTAATTGCTGGCGGCGTAGATCGTGCGGAGGTTCTGCAGAGTTTGCGAGGCCACCTGACCGAGGGAGTCTCCGGTGACGATGGCCTTGGCCCCCTCCCTTTCCGCGATGAGCGACGCCATCCGCATCATGCTCCTCCTGTATACAACCATCCTGTAATCGGAGGGTATGCAGCGGATGATCTCCATCTGAACGTCCCTGAACGGAACCATGTAGAGCCTGACCCTGTGAACCTCGGAGAGCTTTTCAGCGAGATCGTGTATCTTCTTCCTCACGCTCTGGGAGTGGATGGTGGAGTTGAAGAAGTGGACGAGGACGACTTCAGCCCCCCTTTTCATCGCGAGAAACGAGGCAACGGGGCTGTCAATACCACCCGAGATCAGGGAGACGACCCTGCCTGAAACACCGACAGGCAGCCCGCCAATCCCCTCAATCCTTTCGGAGTAGACGTAGGCGTGCTTGCTTGAGATCTCGACGTAAATGATTTTGTCCGGGTTGTGGAGATCAACTCTCAGCTTTTTGGCCTTCAGAATCCTCTCCCCGACAATTCTGTTAATCTCGATGGAGGTGAGCGGGAAGTCCTTGTTGCTCCTCCTCGTATCAACCTTGAATGTGCCGGCGTCCGGGGCTATCTTCAATGCCCTCTCGCATATGCTCTCCACGTCAAGCTCGGCAACCTCGGCGAGGGCGGAGTACTTGACCCCCGGGGTCTTCCTGAGAACCTCAGAAATGGCAGGATTCTCGCTTTCAACCACAATTCTCCCGTATTCTCTCCTGATCCTGCAGTCCTCTATCTTTCTGATCTTCCTCCTAAGGTTCTCAACGAGCCTCTCCTCGAAGTACCTCCTGTTCTTGCCCTTGAGGGCTATTTCCGAGTAGTGGACGACGTAAACCCTCATGCCTCATCACGCAGCTTTTTCAGCCTTCTTGCCTCCTCAACAAGCCTTTCGACCTCGCCGTTTATTATCTCTTCGAAGTCCGGTCTCCTGTAGTCTTTGAAGACGTCAATATCAACAATTCCGCTGAGCTCGACCCAGTTTTCTCTTGGTATGGCTACGTAGTTACCGCTGTACCTCTCAGCAACCCTCTCAGCCTCCTTCTCGCTCCTGAACTTGACGGATGTGAAAACGCCAAGAGAGTTGGAGTCCCCCTTGAAGACGTACAGCTTAACGCTCTTGCCATTGACAAAGCCCATGAAGTGGTCCGTGGCCTTGTCGAAACCCATGCTCTCGAACCTCTCTATCAGCTCCTTTGGCAGGTCATCCATGAGGCACCCGCAGAGCGACTTGATCTCCTGCCTCTTTATGGCGAGCTCGATCCTCCTGAACACATCGTGGGGGAAGCCTATGACGACTTCATCTCTCCTGTATCCTCCAAACTCTCTCGCTCCGGGGCAGAGGAACGAGACGTTTGGCTTCCGCTCTTCCCTGACGAGTGCCGTTGCCTCCTCACAGACGGCAGTCTCTCCAGAGAACACTGCTCTCAGCTCCTCGTCGAAGAGCTTTTTGTAAAATGAGGAGATGCTCATCACCCTGTCAGGCGTTGTTACCACCAGCACAACATCGCACTCCTGTCCCTCGTAGGGCTCGAGCACTATTGCTTTAGTCTCATCCACGCCATCCTCCGTTATAAAGCGGAGCGACACCAGTGCCCCGGCGCACGTCAGGTTGAACTCGTCCACGACAATCCTTTCCCCCTTCTCGGCAACCAGCCTGACGGCCTCACAGAACCTGTACTCGCCCTCGCTTCCCTTAACCTCCTCATCGCTGAATCTGACAGCCACGGGTGAGAGATGAATCTCGAAGTGCCTCCTGAAGCTCAATCTTCCACCTCCACCCCGTACTTCTCGGCTATGTCCTTAAATGCCCACGCGACCTTCTCGAGCTCCTCCCAGCTAAGCCCGTAGGTGTTGAGCTTGAAGTTCTTGGTCATTCCCGCCTGCACCCCGAAGACCTTTCTCTTCTTGAGCTCGTGGTAGAGGAAGTACCCCCTCTTCCTGTGCTTCTTCGCGATGTGGTGGAAGGCTGGAGATTCGAAGTGCATCAGCGTGTGGTTCTTGGGCCTCTCGCCTATTAGCTCGACCCCCTCTATCTTCTCCATCTCCCTGACAAACCACCTTGCCTTCTCCACTTCCTCATCCCACCTCTTCACCCTCTCCACAACTCTCGGGAACGAGGCCATGAGGGTCATAACCGGCAATCCGTAGACAGGTGAGCATCCGAACAGGGCAAGCTCCTTCTTCGTGAACGCCCTTCCGCTCCAGTCACCCCTAAGCTTGGACGTTCTGAAGACACTGTCCGCGAGCTCGTAGTTTGTGGCGAGGATGCCAATTGGTGCCGTGGCCGCCCAGCTCTTGTGCCCGCTGCCCACGATGAAGCTTGCCCTGAGCTTCTTTCCGTCAACCTCCATTATTCCGGATGTGTAGGCCGTGTTCAGAACGAGCGAAACCTCGTATTCCTCGCAGATCTTTCCGACCTTCCTCGCGTCTGCAAGGTTCCCGTACCTGTAGTCCACGTGGGTGAGCAGCGCCAGATCCGGGTACCTCCCCGTCTCCTCCTTCACCCTCTCGAAGGTTGTGGCATAGCCCTCAGGATCTATCCTGAAGTCCGGATAGCCCGAGTTGGGCACCTCGTAAACCCTGATTCCGTTCAGCTCTGCCGCAATGTATGACGTGTAGTGGGCGAGGGAGTCGAGGACGAGCGTGCCGTTTTTGAACGCTGACATGATCGCGAACTTCGCGTGCCTCGCACCAGCGGTAAACCTTGCGGTATCCATTCCGAGGAACTCTGCAACGTCCTGCTTGAACTCGTCTATGGGCGGGTTCTTCACCAGATCAACTCTGCCCTCAAGGCACACGTCACAGACGGAGTAGCCATCAGCCCACTCAAGCAGAACTCTTCTGGCCTCCTCAGTCAGAATCCCCCCTCTCTGTATCGGGTGGACGTTTATCATTCCGCTCGATACTCTCTTCAGGTTGTTCGGGTGGTAGCGGTTGAGATCCATCCCCATGGTTAACACCGTTTAGTTATTTAAACTTTACCCGCTATGAGCGTCAGGGATGCGAGGGCTATGCACGCAGATATCGCCATCTTGAGCACGCCGGGCGAGCACCTCTTGGACGTGCAGTAGCCTGCATAGGCACCTACAAGTCCGGGAATTATCAACCTTGCGGCCAACTGCGTGTCAACATTCCCGAGACTGCCGTGAGATAGCAGCGCCACACCTGATAGCACTGTAGACGTCACCAGATCTGTCCCCACAACCCTGTTCGGCCTGAGGTTCGTCAGGTTCAGTATCGCGAACGTCATCAGCGTTCCACTGCCAACCGAGGTGAGCTGAACGAGCACGCCGACAGCAAACGCGACGCAGGCTATCGCCCACCACCTCGAGTCTGACTCGTGAAAACTCTCGCAGTATTTCTCGCACGCAAAGCACTCTGCCTTGACCCTGTGCCTCAGGCCGCTGTAGATCATTAGAATCGAAACGGTGAAGAGCACAGCCCCAAGTATGATCACGAGAGCGGTGCTGTCCACAAGCTTGTCTCTGAGCATGAAGTATCCAAGCAGCACCCCTGCGACGCCCGGGGGAGCGGTGGTGTAGAACAAACGTATATCGAAGTTGCTCCCCCGCTTGTGGAGTAGGGAGGAGAATGACTTGACGGTAAACGCGTAGGCCAAGTCGGTGCCCACAGCCCTCTCTATCCCCACCCCGAGCATCAGAAGGGCGGGGGTCATCAGTGCCCCCCCACCTATTCCGGTCAGGCCCACAAGGAACCCCACTATCAGGCCCAGAACCTCGTACATCTGATCCCACCTTTAACGCCGTTTAGTGGATGGGCGGGATATTAATAATTAACGGCGTTAAATTTAAATAGCGTAATTCCAAAAGGTGTTCATACATCCTCATGGGGTGAATTGCTATGGAGATAAGCATTGACATAGGCGATATCTCGAAGTTCGTGGGAAGGTACTCCCTCGGCAGGGATAACGGTAACGGCTCTCTCCACTTCCTCAGGATAAAGGTTCCCGCCGGCCAGATTGATTCCGAGAGGTTGAGGAGGGTTGCGGAACTTTCGAGGGAGTACGGGAGGGGATACGCAGAAATCACGGACAGGCAGAGCATCCAGCTCCACTGGATTGATCCGGAGAAGTCCCTCGAGATATTCGGAAAGCTCTACGAGATAGGATACTTCACGGACATGTGCGGACAGGGGTTCAGCGGTGCCTGCTTTGGGGATGTGAGGAACATAATCGCGTGCCCGCTGAGCGGGAAGATAAACGACTTTGACGTTGCGGAGCATGCGGTAAGGCTAACCGACTTCTTCACGGGGAATCCCGACTACCTTGACCTGCCAAGAAAGTTCAAGATAGCCTTTTCAGGATGCGGTGGGGACTGTGTGAGGCTCGGGATAAACGACCTCGGAATGTTTGGCATTGAGTACAACGGAGAGAGGGGGTTCGTTCCGTTTGTTGGAGGGAGCATTGGCGCGAGCCATCCCGGTCCAACCCTCGCAAAGAGCCTCGGCGTGTTCGTGCCGGAGAGCAAGACCTTTGAGTTCGTGAAGGCGGTTGTGGAGATACACAGGGATCACTCAAGCAGAGAGAGCAAGGCAAAGGCGAGATTCAAGAACCTCGTGTCAGAGTGGGGTCTGGACAGGCTCAGAGAGGAGATTGAGAGCAGAGTCGGCCCTCTTGAGCGCATTGATGTCGCAGCACCCTCACAGTGTGACCACAACGGCTCGGGAGTTCAGACCAATGGTCTGCAATACTACACCCTTCCCGTGCTTGGAGGCGTGCTGTCGGCAGACAAGCTTGAATTCATAGCCGAGATGGCCGACAAGCACGCAGATGGTGAGGTCAGGCTCACTCCGGAGC
Coding sequences within it:
- a CDS encoding cysteine desulfurase family protein codes for the protein MPYLDYVAGAPVDERVVEAMLPYFKHPGNPSSVHSKGFEARNAIEDARTKVASLINADSSEIVFTSGATESNNLAIIGYAMRNKNRGKHIVVSAIEHISIINAAKFLMKNGFEVDYAPVDGHGKVKLNELESIIRDDTILVSVQHANPEIGTIQNIEEIRDVVDCALHVDATASLGKIEVDVQKLGADLVTLSSNDIYGPRGVGALYIRKGVRVNPLILGGGQERGLRGGTESVAGIVGFGKAAEIAEKEWRDEAERLRVLRDRLAEGLLRIEDTFLNGHPEDRLPNNVSVRFSYIEGESILLSMDMEGIQASTGSACTSKTLQPSHVLMAIGLKHEEAHGSVVFSLGRWSSEEDVSYVLEKLPGIVERLRMMSPLYMKRKKGGE
- a CDS encoding sulfite exporter TauE/SafE family protein, with product MYEVLGLIVGFLVGLTGIGGGALMTPALLMLGVGIERAVGTDLAYAFTVKSFSSLLHKRGSNFDIRLFYTTAPPGVAGVLLGYFMLRDKLVDSTALVIILGAVLFTVSILMIYSGLRHRVKAECFACEKYCESFHESDSRWWAIACVAFAVGVLVQLTSVGSGTLMTFAILNLTNLRPNRVVGTDLVTSTVLSGVALLSHGSLGNVDTQLAARLIIPGLVGAYAGYCTSKRCSPGVLKMAISACIALASLTLIAGKV
- a CDS encoding sulfurtransferase TusA family protein, with amino-acid sequence MKVRKSVDCIGMFCPTPLFEARKAVEEVEVGEIVEVLADDPSAKKDIPEWAERAGHEVVDVKEDDGVFIIKIRRGV
- a CDS encoding nitrite/sulfite reductase, with product MEISIDIGDISKFVGRYSLGRDNGNGSLHFLRIKVPAGQIDSERLRRVAELSREYGRGYAEITDRQSIQLHWIDPEKSLEIFGKLYEIGYFTDMCGQGFSGACFGDVRNIIACPLSGKINDFDVAEHAVRLTDFFTGNPDYLDLPRKFKIAFSGCGGDCVRLGINDLGMFGIEYNGERGFVPFVGGSIGASHPGPTLAKSLGVFVPESKTFEFVKAVVEIHRDHSSRESKAKARFKNLVSEWGLDRLREEIESRVGPLERIDVAAPSQCDHNGSGVQTNGLQYYTLPVLGGVLSADKLEFIAEMADKHADGEVRLTPEQNVTFVDVDDVERLKNDLSKKFDLKEGRLYYSSIACASNFCGRTSEPHAKELLERLVEVCERKGVKDLRIHISGCRNACGCHHVGEIGLVGRPVRTKNGVVQGYDLLAGGDFASLRMAKVVKEGLHGDELVREFERLLEEMRNGA
- a CDS encoding DUF169 domain-containing protein encodes the protein MSFRRHFEIHLSPVAVRFSDEEVKGSEGEYRFCEAVRLVAEKGERIVVDEFNLTCAGALVSLRFITEDGVDETKAIVLEPYEGQECDVVLVVTTPDRVMSISSFYKKLFDEELRAVFSGETAVCEEATALVREERKPNVSFLCPGAREFGGYRRDEVVIGFPHDVFRRIELAIKRQEIKSLCGCLMDDLPKELIERFESMGFDKATDHFMGFVNGKSVKLYVFKGDSNSLGVFTSVKFRSEKEAERVAERYSGNYVAIPRENWVELSGIVDIDVFKDYRRPDFEEIINGEVERLVEEARRLKKLRDEA
- the thiI gene encoding tRNA uracil 4-sulfurtransferase ThiI, with product MRVYVVHYSEIALKGKNRRYFEERLVENLRRKIRKIEDCRIRREYGRIVVESENPAISEVLRKTPGVKYSALAEVAELDVESICERALKIAPDAGTFKVDTRRSNKDFPLTSIEINRIVGERILKAKKLRVDLHNPDKIIYVEISSKHAYVYSERIEGIGGLPVGVSGRVVSLISGGIDSPVASFLAMKRGAEVVLVHFFNSTIHSQSVRKKIHDLAEKLSEVHRVRLYMVPFRDVQMEIIRCIPSDYRMVVYRRSMMRMASLIAEREGAKAIVTGDSLGQVASQTLQNLRTIYAASNYPVLTPLIGLDKDEIVEIARRIGTYDISTLPYEDCCSLLVSKHPITSAKLDEVERMEENCQLREKEAVESAEVIEFG
- the pscS gene encoding O-phospho-L-seryl-tRNA:Cys-tRNA synthase, which encodes MDLNRYHPNNLKRVSSGMINVHPIQRGGILTEEARRVLLEWADGYSVCDVCLEGRVDLVKNPPIDEFKQDVAEFLGMDTARFTAGARHAKFAIMSAFKNGTLVLDSLAHYTSYIAAELNGIRVYEVPNSGYPDFRIDPEGYATTFERVKEETGRYPDLALLTHVDYRYGNLADARKVGKICEEYEVSLVLNTAYTSGIMEVDGKKLRASFIVGSGHKSWAATAPIGILATNYELADSVFRTSKLRGDWSGRAFTKKELALFGCSPVYGLPVMTLMASFPRVVERVKRWDEEVEKARWFVREMEKIEGVELIGERPKNHTLMHFESPAFHHIAKKHRKRGYFLYHELKKRKVFGVQAGMTKNFKLNTYGLSWEELEKVAWAFKDIAEKYGVEVED